CGCCCCCGATATATACCAATTAGCCCTCAAAAAACTAAATCTTTCTCCCCATGAATGTGTAACCATCGAAGATACTAACCAAGGCTTAGTAGCGGCCACCAGAGCCAATATAAAAGCCATTATTACAGTTAATGACTATACCAAAGACGAAAATTTCGATTCTGCCATGGTGGTTTTAAATCATTTAGGCGACAAAAAAAATTATTGTAATGTTATTCAATATCAAGATGAAATATCGTCTTTAATTCCACAATTAGATAAAAAATATTTAACCATTGAATTAATAGAAAACATATTATCCTCTAATAAGTAAATATAAATAATTAATCCAAAACAATTATAACAGTTAAAACGTGAATAAAATTATGAAAAGTATATTTTATTGACTACTTTCTTGAAGTTCAACCATTAGCTAAAATGCAAAAAATAGCATACAACAATGTAGTTAAAAATTTGCACAGAATAGAAAATCAAGCTATGGTAGAAAAAAGAAGTAGTAATGTACAGTCAGTATGGCCAGTATAACTTTTGAAAATGTCAGTAAACAATTTGATAATTTTACTGCAGTTAAAAACTTAAATTTAAGCATCGATGACGGCGAATTTTTAGTCTTCGTCGGGCCTTCCGGATGTGGAAAAACAACATCTCTGCGTCTTTTAGCAGGGTTAGAAACCATTACATCAGGTCATCTATATTTAGACGATCGCATCGTAAACAAATTACCACCAAAAGAGCGTAACATCGCCATGGTGTTTCAATCCTACGCGCTCTATCCTCATCTGAGTGTATATGAAAATATGGCATTTAGTCTGCAATTGCAGGGTAAAAGTAAAAGTGCCATCCGCCGTAGGGTAGAAACCGCAGCCGATCAATTGGGTATTGCCCATTTGCTAGAACGTAAGCCCAAAGAGCTTTCTGGAGGACAAAGGCAGAGGGTGGCAGTGGGAAGGGCGATCGTCCGTGAACCATCAGTATTTTTGATGGATGAACCCCTATCGAACCTCGATGCAAAATTGAGGGTTCAAGCAAGGACAGAAATCTGTAAACTCCATGCAAAACTCCAAACCACCTTTGTTTATGTAACCCATGATCAAGTAGAAGCCATGACCATGGGAACGAGAATTGCGGTGATGAATCATGGTATTCTCCAACAGATAGACAGCCCCGAAAATCTTTACAATTATCCTCAAAATGTGTTTGTCGCTGGATTTATTGGTAGTCCGGCGATGAATTTTTTTAAGGTAAATTTAATTAGAAAAGAGGCTCAATTATTTTTAGAAAATGAAGACTTTTCCCTGCCTATCCCTCAATCTTTGACAGCAAAGTATGAACAATATCCTCAAAAAGAATATATCTTCGGTATTCGCCCCGAAAATATCCACGATCCCCAATATGAGGTAGCCGATATTATGCCCATTCCCGTCCAAGCTGAAGTTACACTAAGGGAAATGATGGGTAATGAAATCATCCTTTATCTTAATACTGTGGGTGGTGAAGAATTTGTGGCAAGGGTTGATCCACGATCGCCCCTAAAAGCAGGAGATAAAATTAATCTCACTTTTGATATGAGTCATATTCACTTATTTGACACCGAAACTGAGGTTAATATCACTTTGTAACAATTAACAATTGACAATGGACAATTGACAATTAATTGTAGTTCAAAATATTTTCTACCGATATTAAACAATCCCTAATATATTTTTTCAAAAATTATTTTATAAATTAATTGAAAAACTTTTAATTCACTCCCCCCCGAATTCGCGGGGGGATAGGGAGGATCCAAACACTATCCAAAAATGTTATGAAAATCTCGAAAATAACTCAGAAAATAATTATTTTTCTCAGTTTAATCTGCCTAACCGTGGCCTGTACCGTAAACGGGGATGATGAACCTCCAGAAGTAAGACTAATGGGAGTAATCATCGGCGAACAACAGGAAAAACTAGAACAAGCCCTAGAACCCTTTGAGCAGGAAACAGGTATTAACGTAGTTTACGAAGGAACAGACGCTTTCGCCACCCTCCTCCCCATCCGAGTAGATGGAGGTAATCCCCCAGACATCGCCATGTTTCCCCAACCTGGACTAATGAGAGACTTTGCCAGAGAAGGAGAATTAATCCCCCTCGAAACTTTCATGTCCTTAGAAAATTTAATTGATGCCTACGGAGAAGATTGGGTAGGCTTAGGAGAAGTAGATGGAAATGTATATGGTTTATGGTATCGAGCTTCAGTTAAAAGTTTAGTCTGGTATCCCCCGAGCAGTTTTGCCGAAAATGGTTACACTATCCCCGAAACATGGGAAGAAATGATTACCCTTTCCGATCAAATCGTAGCCGAAGGCAAAAGACCATGGTGTTTAGGTATTGAAAGTGGTGATGCCACAGGGTGGGTTGGCACTGACTGGGTAGAAGATATTTTATTACGCAATATTGGTGCTGAAAATTACGATCAATGGGTAGAT
The Cyanobacterium stanieri LEGE 03274 genome window above contains:
- a CDS encoding ABC transporter ATP-binding protein; amino-acid sequence: MASITFENVSKQFDNFTAVKNLNLSIDDGEFLVFVGPSGCGKTTSLRLLAGLETITSGHLYLDDRIVNKLPPKERNIAMVFQSYALYPHLSVYENMAFSLQLQGKSKSAIRRRVETAADQLGIAHLLERKPKELSGGQRQRVAVGRAIVREPSVFLMDEPLSNLDAKLRVQARTEICKLHAKLQTTFVYVTHDQVEAMTMGTRIAVMNHGILQQIDSPENLYNYPQNVFVAGFIGSPAMNFFKVNLIRKEAQLFLENEDFSLPIPQSLTAKYEQYPQKEYIFGIRPENIHDPQYEVADIMPIPVQAEVTLREMMGNEIILYLNTVGGEEFVARVDPRSPLKAGDKINLTFDMSHIHLFDTETEVNITL
- a CDS encoding ABC transporter substrate-binding protein yields the protein MKISKITQKIIIFLSLICLTVACTVNGDDEPPEVRLMGVIIGEQQEKLEQALEPFEQETGINVVYEGTDAFATLLPIRVDGGNPPDIAMFPQPGLMRDFAREGELIPLETFMSLENLIDAYGEDWVGLGEVDGNVYGLWYRASVKSLVWYPPSSFAENGYTIPETWEEMITLSDQIVAEGKRPWCLGIESGDATGWVGTDWVEDILLRNIGAENYDQWVDNEIPFNDPRVEEAFEKFGEIALNEEYVRGGRIGVLSTPFGDSINPMFEQPPRCYLHRQANFIASFFPDDVTLGEDVAIFPLPPIEPEQGQPILVAGDAFAMFNDTPEARQLMEYLASKVPHEIWAGLGGFISPQRQVSLDVYPDELTRQVAEILQSADVVRFDGSDMMPGAVGTGTFWTGMVDYLGGADLDGVLDYIENSFPEI